A genomic window from Rhodospirillaceae bacterium includes:
- a CDS encoding peroxiredoxin — protein sequence MMTQIPQATFNTRVRNDDIDGDNPFEWKTLTSDDIFKGKRVVVFALPGAFTPTCSTSHLPRYEELNEDFRAHGVDQIVCLSVNDAFVMYQWGQSQKAKNVFLLPDGNAEFTRKMGMLVEKENLGFGMRSWRYSMLVEDGEIVKMFVEDGFGDNVEDDPFEVSDADTMIGYVNEYFPKALSA from the coding sequence ATGATGACACAGATACCCCAGGCGACTTTCAACACCCGTGTTCGTAATGATGACATCGATGGTGATAATCCATTTGAATGGAAGACGTTGACCAGTGACGATATTTTCAAGGGCAAACGGGTTGTTGTTTTCGCCCTCCCCGGCGCCTTTACCCCGACCTGCTCGACCAGCCACCTGCCGCGATACGAAGAATTGAATGAAGACTTCAGGGCGCATGGTGTTGACCAGATTGTTTGTCTGTCGGTTAACGACGCCTTTGTCATGTACCAGTGGGGCCAAAGCCAGAAGGCGAAAAACGTCTTCCTGCTGCCTGACGGCAATGCTGAATTCACCCGTAAAATGGGGATGCTTGTTGAAAAAGAAAACCTGGGCTTCGGAATGCGTAGCTGGCGCTATTCGATGTTGGTTGAAGACGGCGAGATCGTCAAAATGTTTGTTGAAGACGGTTTTGGCGACAATGTGGAGGATGACCCGTTTGAGGTCTCTGACGCCGATACCATGATAGGATACGTAAACGAATACTTTCCGAAGGCATTGAGCGCTTAG
- a CDS encoding hydrogen peroxide-inducible genes activator translates to MPLYRRLPTLTQLRHLIAVSEHGHFGRAAEACFITQSSLSASIRELETTLGETLIERTRRSVMMTVLGLETVNRAKNVIRDVEDIADLVSAAGAPLSGSLRLGIIPTIAPFLLPRVLPTLRAAYPELKLYLSEKQSAPLLDDLAAGNLDLLLLAFPYPCEKLKTFVFADDPFWVASPKGHLPIKKERLTRHDIAAENLLLLGEGHCLRDHALSACGLAKQHQGAEFQATSLQTLVQMVEGGLGVTLLPKMAIDAGIARSTGIQLRPIDGESLGRQIGFAWRPSSPREDEFKLLAAYFRDELATPLSPGKKAKLRTSP, encoded by the coding sequence ATGCCCCTCTACCGCCGTCTGCCAACACTGACCCAATTGCGTCACCTGATCGCCGTAAGCGAGCACGGCCATTTCGGACGCGCTGCCGAGGCTTGTTTTATCACCCAGTCCTCATTAAGTGCCTCGATCAGGGAACTTGAGACAACCCTGGGCGAAACTCTGATCGAGCGGACCAGGCGTTCCGTGATGATGACGGTGCTGGGCCTGGAAACCGTAAACCGGGCCAAAAACGTGATCAGGGATGTGGAAGACATCGCCGATCTTGTCAGCGCCGCCGGCGCCCCCCTTTCAGGGTCATTGCGTCTGGGCATCATTCCGACCATTGCCCCGTTCCTGTTGCCGCGGGTCTTGCCGACCCTGCGCGCGGCTTATCCGGAGCTGAAACTCTACTTGAGTGAAAAACAATCGGCCCCCCTTCTTGATGATCTTGCCGCCGGAAACCTTGACCTTCTGCTGCTCGCCTTTCCGTACCCGTGCGAGAAACTGAAAACGTTTGTCTTCGCCGATGACCCCTTCTGGGTCGCCTCCCCAAAAGGCCATCTGCCGATAAAGAAGGAGCGCCTGACGCGCCACGACATCGCGGCTGAAAACCTGCTGTTGTTGGGTGAAGGCCATTGCCTGCGCGACCATGCTTTAAGCGCCTGCGGGCTCGCCAAACAGCATCAGGGGGCGGAATTTCAGGCGACCAGCCTGCAGACACTTGTCCAGATGGTCGAGGGGGGACTCGGGGTTACGTTGCTTCCGAAGATGGCCATCGACGCCGGCATCGCCCGGTCGACCGGCATACAATTGCGCCCCATCGATGGCGAAAGCCTTGGTCGCCAAATCGGTTTTGCCTGGCGGCCTTCATCGCCACGCGAAGACGAATTCAAACTATTGGCGGCGTATTTCCGCGATGAACTGGCCACCCCCCTGTCACCGGGTAAAAAGGCAAAATTAAGGACAAGCCCTTGA
- a CDS encoding Hsp20 family protein — MSRLSGFNSPLLLGFDHFERILDQASKTSAEGYPPYNIEQCGENALRITVAIAGFSMDDLSVTTEDNQLVIRGRHCEDDSERIYLHRGIAARQFQRSFILAEGIEITGASMDNGLLHVELVRHVPEPEIRNIKIEANKGSSNKPKTIEVDPDD, encoded by the coding sequence ATGTCGCGCCTATCTGGCTTCAACAGCCCACTTTTGCTGGGTTTTGATCATTTTGAACGGATTCTCGATCAGGCATCGAAAACCTCTGCCGAAGGCTATCCTCCTTATAACATTGAGCAATGCGGTGAAAATGCCTTGCGCATTACCGTCGCCATCGCCGGTTTCTCCATGGATGATTTGAGCGTCACCACCGAGGATAACCAGCTTGTCATCCGTGGCCGTCATTGCGAAGACGACAGCGAGCGCATCTACTTGCATCGCGGCATCGCGGCCCGTCAGTTCCAGCGCAGTTTCATTCTCGCCGAAGGCATCGAAATCACCGGCGCCTCTATGGATAATGGACTTTTGCACGTTGAATTGGTCCGTCACGTCCCGGAACCCGAAATTCGTAATATCAAGATCGAAGCCAACAAAGGCAGCAGCAACAAGCCAAAAACCATTGAGGTCGATCCCGATGACTAA
- a CDS encoding DUF1150 family protein, which yields MIQDPTTQTPINRYMSVADFALYGAQDVAYVKPVIINGEALYAIYAADGQELAFIEGRDLADATVRQNDMQPLSVH from the coding sequence ATGATCCAGGACCCCACCACCCAAACCCCGATCAACCGCTATATGTCAGTTGCTGATTTCGCCCTTTATGGAGCCCAGGACGTTGCCTACGTCAAACCAGTGATCATCAACGGCGAGGCGCTTTATGCCATATACGCCGCCGACGGTCAGGAATTGGCTTTTATTGAAGGGCGTGATCTTGCCGACGCAACCGTGCGCCAAAACGACATGCAGCCGCTCAGCGTTCACTAA
- the ptsN gene encoding PTS IIA-like nitrogen regulatory protein PtsN has product MEINDLISTESVVANLHATSKKQAIQDLAKKAADITGLHERAIFEVLMERERLGTTGVGNGIAIPHGKLANLEKLYGLFARLEKPIDFQSIDEQPVDLIFLLLAPETAGADHLKALARVSRLLRDKTVCDKLRGTDQSEALYALLIEETAHQAA; this is encoded by the coding sequence ATGGAAATCAACGACCTTATCAGCACCGAAAGTGTCGTCGCCAATCTACACGCGACGTCTAAAAAACAGGCGATCCAGGATTTGGCAAAGAAGGCTGCCGATATCACCGGCTTGCACGAGCGCGCCATTTTTGAAGTGCTGATGGAGCGCGAACGTCTAGGCACCACGGGCGTTGGTAACGGCATTGCCATTCCACATGGAAAATTAGCCAATCTTGAAAAACTTTATGGCCTGTTTGCACGCCTTGAGAAGCCGATTGATTTCCAGTCCATCGATGAGCAACCGGTTGATCTGATCTTCCTGCTGCTGGCCCCTGAAACTGCCGGAGCAGACCATCTGAAAGCATTGGCCCGCGTATCACGCCTGTTGCGCGACAAGACGGTCTGCGACAAGCTTCGCGGCACCGACCAGTCAGAAGCGCTTTACGCCCTGTTGATCGAAGAAACCGCCCACCAGGCAGCTTAA
- the raiA gene encoding ribosome-associated translation inhibitor RaiA, with product MEISIKGKHVDVGDALRGHAEDQLQNSVKKYFENALDSTVVFSKEGPGFRADISVHAGRGMVMQGGADGNDAYGAFDGALGRISKQLRRYKRRISSHHQNGPSDDEIVMAQYSILASEGEDELPEAGEPAIVAEMPHNIATLTVSQAVMRMDLAEAPVMMFRNRAHGGLNVVYRRDDGNIGWIDPSEAEKS from the coding sequence ATGGAAATATCGATCAAAGGCAAACATGTTGATGTCGGTGACGCCCTTCGCGGCCATGCCGAAGATCAATTGCAGAACTCCGTCAAAAAATATTTCGAGAACGCGCTGGATTCAACGGTTGTTTTCTCCAAGGAAGGCCCCGGTTTTCGCGCCGACATTTCCGTCCACGCCGGGCGTGGCATGGTTATGCAGGGCGGCGCGGACGGCAACGACGCCTACGGCGCATTTGATGGTGCGTTAGGGCGTATCTCCAAGCAATTGCGGCGCTATAAAAGGCGCATTAGCAGCCACCATCAGAATGGCCCCAGTGACGACGAAATCGTCATGGCCCAGTATTCCATTCTCGCCAGCGAAGGTGAGGACGAATTGCCTGAAGCGGGTGAGCCCGCCATCGTTGCGGAGATGCCCCATAATATCGCAACACTGACCGTCAGTCAGGCAGTGATGCGTATGGACCTTGCCGAAGCACCCGTAATGATGTTCCGCAATCGCGCCCATGGCGGCTTGAATGTGGTTTATCGTCGTGACGACGGCAACATTGGCTGGATTGATCCCAGCGAGGCCGAAAAATCTTGA
- the rpoN gene encoding RNA polymerase factor sigma-54, with the protein MALTPRLDLRQSQSLVMTPQLQQAIKMLQLSSIELLDYVEQELEQNPLLERQEEDQGDDQEGGDALDMADELSDQAGDSLQEDGGLESIDFSDTGKDAEAIGNDLDVEVDNEWNTDEASPVEIAQANLAEPAFADNGPGGATDFSAALPNPEETLIDQVSLRERLNSQMTMTLGDPEERMIGTQLIDMLDDSGYISDPLEGVAETLGCALEQVEQVLEKLQRIDQPGLFARDLAECLALQLRERDRLDPAMQTLLENLDLLAKRDLKRLTEICGVDAEDIADMFAEIKELDPKPGLVFEDTIMQPVVPDVIMRSQPGGGWIVELNSDTLPRVLVNNTYFATISSVAGSKEDKRYINECYQSANWLVKSLHQRATTILKVASEIVSQQDGFFTNGVQHLRPLVLRDIAEVIDMHESTVSRVTSNKFIASPRGIFELKYFFTAAIASSSGGETHSAESVRYRIKELIDEEAPAKILSDDKIVTILKNEGMDIARRTVAKYREALGLSSSVQRRREKNSAL; encoded by the coding sequence ATGGCGTTGACCCCCCGTCTGGATTTGCGTCAAAGCCAGTCACTGGTGATGACGCCGCAATTGCAGCAGGCGATTAAAATGCTGCAACTTTCCAGCATTGAACTGCTCGATTATGTGGAGCAGGAACTTGAACAGAATCCTCTTCTTGAACGTCAGGAAGAAGACCAGGGTGATGATCAGGAAGGCGGTGACGCGCTTGATATGGCCGATGAACTTTCTGATCAAGCGGGCGATTCCCTGCAGGAAGACGGAGGCCTAGAAAGCATCGATTTTAGTGACACGGGCAAGGATGCCGAAGCCATCGGCAATGACCTGGACGTGGAGGTCGACAACGAGTGGAATACGGATGAAGCCAGTCCCGTCGAAATCGCCCAGGCCAATTTAGCCGAACCCGCATTTGCCGATAACGGCCCCGGCGGGGCCACGGATTTTAGCGCCGCCCTTCCCAATCCGGAAGAAACCCTGATCGATCAGGTCAGCCTGCGCGAACGCCTGAACAGTCAAATGACGATGACGCTGGGTGATCCTGAGGAACGAATGATTGGCACCCAACTTATTGATATGCTTGATGATTCTGGTTACATCAGTGACCCGTTGGAGGGCGTTGCCGAAACCCTTGGCTGTGCGTTGGAACAGGTCGAGCAGGTTTTGGAAAAGCTCCAGCGAATCGACCAGCCGGGCCTGTTCGCCCGCGATTTGGCTGAATGCCTTGCCCTGCAACTGCGCGAGCGCGACCGGCTCGATCCGGCCATGCAGACGCTGCTTGAAAATCTGGACTTGCTGGCCAAGCGCGACCTTAAGCGCTTAACGGAAATTTGCGGCGTTGATGCAGAGGACATCGCCGACATGTTTGCCGAGATCAAGGAACTGGATCCGAAACCGGGACTGGTTTTTGAAGATACGATCATGCAGCCGGTTGTTCCCGACGTCATCATGCGCAGCCAGCCCGGCGGCGGCTGGATCGTTGAATTGAACAGCGATACCTTGCCCAGGGTTCTGGTCAATAACACCTATTTCGCGACCATCAGTTCCGTTGCCGGTTCAAAAGAAGACAAGCGCTATATAAATGAATGTTATCAGTCGGCTAACTGGCTGGTTAAATCCCTGCATCAAAGAGCGACGACGATCCTGAAAGTGGCCAGTGAAATTGTCAGCCAGCAGGACGGTTTTTTCACTAATGGTGTTCAGCATCTGCGTCCACTGGTGTTGCGTGATATCGCCGAAGTCATCGATATGCATGAAAGCACCGTATCCAGGGTCACATCGAACAAGTTCATTGCCTCTCCGCGGGGCATCTTCGAGCTCAAGTATTTCTTTACCGCAGCGATTGCCAGCTCATCGGGCGGGGAAACCCATTCGGCAGAATCCGTGCGCTACAGAATCAAGGAATTGATTGACGAAGAAGCACCTGCTAAAATTCTTTCTGACGACAAAATTGTTACTATTTTGAAAAATGAAGGCATGGACATTGCCCGTCGGACGGTGGCTAAATACCGTGAAGCCCTGGGACTTTCCTCATCCGTGCAGCGTCGCCGCGAAAAAAATTCTGCGCTCTAA
- the lptB gene encoding LPS export ABC transporter ATP-binding protein, which yields MVDDTIDIHGLTPSTPEEAPRLISENKDRGLHATNMGKRFKKRPVVRGASMSIQRGEVVGLLGPNGAGKTTCFYMITGLIPLDYGSVVLDGQDITDLPMYRRARLGIGYLPQEASIFRGLTVENNIRAVLEVAEPVRERRESMLDALLAEFSITHLRRTPALALSGGERRRVEIARALASNPHFILLDEPFAGVDPIAVGDIRELVAHLKDRGIGVLITDHNVRETLDVIDRAYIIHDGMMLMEGAPSDIVGNEDVRRVYLGDRFSL from the coding sequence ATGGTAGATGACACGATCGATATTCACGGCTTGACGCCTTCGACGCCCGAAGAGGCGCCGCGCCTGATCAGTGAAAACAAGGACCGCGGCCTGCATGCGACGAACATGGGCAAGCGCTTCAAGAAACGCCCGGTCGTGCGTGGCGCCAGCATGTCTATTCAGCGCGGTGAAGTTGTCGGCCTGCTTGGTCCCAACGGGGCCGGAAAAACCACGTGTTTCTATATGATTACTGGCCTGATCCCCCTTGATTACGGGTCCGTTGTTCTTGATGGTCAGGATATCACCGACCTTCCCATGTATCGCCGCGCCCGTTTGGGGATCGGTTACTTGCCACAGGAAGCCTCAATTTTCCGGGGGCTGACGGTGGAAAATAATATCCGCGCCGTGCTCGAGGTCGCCGAGCCGGTCCGTGAACGCCGTGAGTCCATGCTCGATGCCCTGCTCGCCGAATTTTCGATAACCCATCTTCGCCGCACCCCGGCGCTGGCGCTTTCGGGTGGCGAACGCCGACGGGTTGAAATCGCCCGTGCACTTGCTTCAAATCCGCATTTTATCTTGCTTGATGAGCCATTTGCCGGTGTTGACCCGATCGCTGTGGGTGACATCCGTGAACTGGTCGCGCATTTGAAAGACCGTGGTATCGGTGTGTTGATCACCGATCATAATGTTCGCGAGACATTGGATGTCATTGATCGCGCATACATTATCCATGATGGCATGATGTTGATGGAGGGCGCGCCTTCCGACATCGTCGGAAACGAAGACGTCAGGCGCGTATATCTGGGTGATCGTTTCAGTCTCTAG
- the lptC gene encoding LPS export ABC transporter periplasmic protein LptC codes for MSAQLTPKPAMVAADGIGRPNALHGQPVQGYSRFVIWMKVLLPVVALLLIVLIVVWPYLKLNDTRFNIGFTALKVGNVENPAMINPRFLGADKERQTFSITADIAKNLLNAEKSVELEMPKADISLDDGSWLVVTAKNGIYVRQSETLTLNEQVNLFHDSGYEFRTESADIELTSGTASGSVPIEGQGPFGKLQAEGFRLVDKGKTIYFTGKSKLTIYPGAGEQQQ; via the coding sequence ATGAGCGCTCAATTAACCCCCAAACCGGCGATGGTCGCCGCCGATGGAATCGGTCGTCCGAACGCATTGCACGGGCAACCGGTTCAGGGCTATTCGCGGTTTGTTATCTGGATGAAAGTCTTGCTGCCGGTGGTCGCCTTGCTGCTGATCGTCCTGATTGTTGTCTGGCCCTACCTGAAACTGAATGACACGCGCTTCAACATCGGCTTTACGGCTTTGAAAGTCGGTAATGTGGAAAATCCGGCGATGATTAACCCGCGCTTTCTTGGCGCCGACAAGGAACGGCAAACATTCTCTATCACAGCCGACATCGCCAAAAATTTGCTGAATGCGGAAAAAAGCGTCGAATTGGAAATGCCGAAGGCTGATATTTCCCTTGATGACGGCTCGTGGCTGGTGGTGACGGCAAAGAACGGTATTTATGTGCGCCAAAGCGAAACCCTGACCCTGAACGAACAGGTCAACCTGTTTCATGATTCCGGGTACGAATTTCGCACCGAAAGCGCTGACATCGAACTGACCAGCGGCACCGCCAGTGGCTCAGTCCCCATCGAAGGCCAAGGCCCGTTCGGCAAATTGCAGGCCGAAGGATTTCGTCTTGTTGATAAGGGCAAGACAATCTATTTCACCGGTAAATCAAAGTTGACGATTTATCCTGGTGCCGGGGAGCAACAGCAATGA
- a CDS encoding KpsF/GutQ family sugar-phosphate isomerase yields the protein MTATKSKPEKDLLDSAKRVLLLEIEGLQTLSENLDQSFIQALDLLSAMSGRCVVSGMGKSGHIARKIVATMASTGTPTFFVHPGEASHGDLGMITEQDVIIALSNSGETAELADLVAYAKRFEIPLIGITGKQQSTLAKAATVALMLPDTDEACPMGLAPTTSTTAMLALGDALAVAMLERKGFSPDDFHVFHPGGKLGNQLLKVGDIMHSGDELPLVAADMAMSEAIVVMTAKSFGCLGVVGDDGALQGILTDGDLRRHMGPELMARTAGEVMTAGGRFISADALASEALGTMNSKAITTLFVVEGAHPVGIVHIHDCLRAGVA from the coding sequence ATGACCGCGACAAAAAGCAAACCGGAAAAAGACCTGCTCGATTCTGCCAAACGTGTCCTGCTGCTGGAAATAGAAGGATTGCAGACGCTCTCTGAAAATCTCGACCAGTCCTTTATTCAGGCCCTTGATTTACTCTCGGCCATGAGCGGTCGCTGCGTTGTTTCGGGAATGGGAAAAAGTGGCCATATCGCTCGTAAAATCGTTGCCACCATGGCTTCGACAGGGACGCCGACGTTTTTTGTTCATCCCGGTGAAGCGAGCCATGGTGACCTCGGAATGATTACCGAACAGGACGTTATCATCGCCTTGTCGAATTCTGGCGAAACGGCAGAACTGGCCGATCTGGTAGCCTACGCCAAGCGTTTTGAAATTCCCCTGATCGGCATTACCGGCAAGCAGCAGAGCACCCTGGCCAAGGCGGCGACCGTCGCCCTGATGCTGCCCGATACTGACGAAGCCTGTCCCATGGGATTGGCGCCGACAACATCGACAACGGCGATGTTGGCTCTGGGCGATGCTCTTGCCGTCGCCATGCTGGAACGTAAGGGTTTCTCGCCCGATGACTTTCATGTTTTCCATCCCGGCGGAAAACTGGGCAACCAGTTGCTTAAAGTCGGCGATATCATGCATAGCGGCGATGAACTTCCCCTGGTCGCGGCTGACATGGCCATGTCGGAGGCCATCGTCGTCATGACGGCGAAAAGTTTTGGCTGTCTGGGCGTTGTTGGCGATGATGGCGCGTTGCAAGGGATTTTGACCGATGGCGATTTGCGGCGCCACATGGGCCCCGAATTGATGGCCCGGACAGCCGGCGAGGTGATGACAGCCGGTGGCCGCTTTATAAGCGCCGATGCACTGGCCAGCGAGGCTTTGGGGACGATGAATTCAAAAGCCATTACAACGCTTTTTGTCGTTGAAGGCGCGCACCCCGTCGGTATCGTCCACATTCATGATTGTCTGCGTGCCGGTGTTGCCTGA
- a CDS encoding ribonuclease D, producing the protein MPRRNPVNVSSAKDAKIEVHQGDIPAGLDFGDAVAVDTEAMGLNNHRDRLCVVQLSAGDGTAHLVKFDAGDDYAAPNLKALMSDSAVTKIFHYARFDIAVISGYLGVECDPIYCTKIASQLARTYTDGHGLKDLCREILGIEISKAQQSSDWGAATLSKDQILYAASDVLYLHRLRDVLDAMLVREGRDQLLEACFRFLPTRATLDLKGWIDVDIFHH; encoded by the coding sequence ATGCCGAGGAGAAACCCGGTGAATGTAAGCAGTGCCAAAGACGCAAAGATAGAAGTTCATCAGGGTGATATCCCTGCCGGCCTTGATTTTGGCGACGCTGTTGCTGTCGATACCGAGGCAATGGGCCTGAACAATCACCGCGATCGTCTTTGTGTTGTCCAGCTTTCAGCCGGTGATGGAACCGCCCATCTGGTCAAGTTTGATGCCGGTGACGATTATGCCGCGCCCAATTTAAAAGCCCTGATGAGTGATAGCGCGGTGACCAAGATTTTTCATTATGCGCGCTTTGATATTGCCGTGATTAGCGGTTATCTGGGGGTTGAGTGCGATCCGATCTACTGCACCAAAATTGCCTCTCAACTGGCTCGTACCTATACGGACGGCCATGGCCTTAAAGACCTTTGTCGGGAAATTCTGGGGATTGAAATCTCGAAAGCCCAGCAGTCATCGGACTGGGGGGCGGCTACTTTAAGCAAAGATCAGATATTGTACGCGGCTTCTGACGTCCTTTATTTGCATCGTCTGCGCGACGTCCTTGATGCGATGCTGGTGCGTGAAGGCCGCGACCAGCTTCTTGAGGCTTGTTTCAGGTTTTTACCGACCCGTGCCACCCTTGACCTCAAGGGATGGATCGACGTCGATATCTTTCATCACTGA
- a CDS encoding complex I NDUFA9 subunit family protein, giving the protein MARRVVTVFGGTGFIGRHLIQRLAKQGAVVRVATRDTEAANFLKPLGEIAQIAPVPVKIDDAASIARAVHGADQVINLIGILSEWGKSTFESIHVGAASAIAQAAASAGVRQFVHVSALGASAESASFYSRSKAAGEEAVKAAFADAVIVRPAAIFGPEDHFFNMFAGLARITPVMPVFGCPLIPKLHLFGIDAPVDIDFYGHGGTRLQPVYVGDVADAIAAILDDKAIKGSTFELAGPQVYSFKAMMDMILKESGRPRMLIPYPFALASFWAWFIEFLPNPILTRDQVTLLKTDNVISGELPGFADLKLKPASAEAMLPTYLRRFRPPAKRHLREA; this is encoded by the coding sequence ATGGCGCGTCGTGTCGTAACAGTCTTTGGCGGTACAGGTTTTATCGGCCGCCACCTTATTCAACGTCTGGCCAAACAAGGCGCTGTCGTTCGTGTCGCCACCCGCGATACCGAAGCCGCCAATTTTTTGAAGCCATTGGGAGAAATTGCCCAGATCGCCCCGGTTCCCGTCAAAATCGATGACGCGGCCTCTATTGCCCGCGCCGTTCACGGTGCCGATCAGGTGATCAATCTGATTGGTATTTTGTCAGAATGGGGCAAGTCGACCTTCGAGAGCATCCACGTTGGCGCCGCAAGCGCTATCGCCCAGGCTGCCGCAAGCGCCGGTGTCCGTCAGTTCGTCCATGTCTCGGCGCTGGGCGCATCGGCAGAGTCTGCATCCTTTTATTCACGCTCCAAAGCAGCCGGGGAAGAGGCCGTAAAAGCCGCCTTTGCCGACGCCGTTATTGTTCGCCCGGCAGCCATCTTCGGGCCGGAAGATCATTTCTTCAACATGTTTGCGGGTCTTGCCCGGATCACGCCTGTGATGCCGGTGTTCGGCTGTCCGTTGATTCCCAAACTGCATCTTTTCGGCATCGACGCGCCGGTCGATATTGATTTTTATGGTCACGGCGGCACCCGCCTGCAGCCGGTCTATGTTGGCGATGTGGCCGATGCCATTGCCGCCATTCTTGATGATAAAGCGATCAAGGGCAGCACCTTTGAGCTGGCCGGGCCGCAGGTTTACAGCTTCAAGGCGATGATGGACATGATCCTGAAAGAAAGCGGTCGTCCGCGTATGCTCATCCCCTATCCCTTTGCACTGGCTTCATTCTGGGCCTGGTTTATTGAGTTTTTGCCCAATCCCATCCTCACCCGTGATCAGGTTACATTGCTGAAGACCGATAATGTGATTTCCGGTGAGCTGCCGGGATTTGCCGACTTAAAGCTAAAACCGGCAAGTGCCGAGGCTATGTTGCCAACCTACCTCAGGCGGTTTCGACCGCCGGCCAAACGCCACCTCAGGGAAGCCTGA
- a CDS encoding MarR family transcriptional regulator, producing the protein MALELEELQALDLWRRATVTSVRREAPDLSARQMALLLTVYLTPPPHTVRGLADALKVSKPAITRALDRLSDIELVRRKPDEQDRRSVLIQRTVRGSVFLREFAELIAAAATELDL; encoded by the coding sequence ATGGCGCTTGAACTGGAAGAATTGCAGGCCCTGGATTTATGGCGCCGGGCAACGGTGACCAGCGTTCGTCGTGAAGCGCCGGATTTATCGGCTCGCCAGATGGCTTTGCTGCTGACGGTCTATCTGACACCGCCGCCCCATACGGTGCGCGGCCTGGCCGACGCCCTGAAAGTTTCCAAACCGGCCATTACCCGGGCGCTGGATCGTTTAAGTGATATTGAACTGGTTCGTCGTAAGCCTGACGAGCAGGATCGGCGCAGCGTGTTGATACAGCGCACCGTTCGTGGATCCGTTTTCCTTCGTGAATTTGCCGAATTGATCGCCGCCGCTGCAACCGAGCTGGACCTGTAA